A single window of Calditrichota bacterium DNA harbors:
- a CDS encoding DEAD/DEAH box helicase family protein — translation MARISNGIQQYTKLEHRLVLLAWLNGLFGYESNKALLEDCKDVAEGYASDGHSHLYHHLLARGSEVKIPEEDLARYDENIRRHLERINRHRPEPITLRYFQHLAALYTEIVLDRLFNHKAQLLDNLNDFVRQRNARKLPGEPEDEPFTADDLTKLAYWMATGSGKTLLLHLNYYQFLHYHREPLDNILLITPNEGLSEQHLQELELSGIPARRFDLNQSGLFRQPNEVQVLEITKLVEEKRGGGVSVPVEAFEGRNLIFVDEGHKGAGGQAWRGYRDALGETGFTFEYSATFGQALSAAGDDELTKEYGKAILFDYSYRYFYGDGFGKDFRILNLRDDTNQEQTYILLLGNLLSFYEQLRLYQEHRDELRPHNLEKPLWVFVGSTVNAVYTRQGQKRSDVLTVARFLHKVLQDRSWAVGTIKNLLAGKSGLVAPDGSDVFLERFKYLTELGETPAALYSDMLRRVFHTAGGGGLHLADIRGSQGEIGLKAAGADDYFGLIYIGDTSAFKKLVGEQAPEITIEEEAISGSLFDDINRPDSRIHVLIGAKKFMEGWNSWRVSAMGLLNIGRQEGSQIIQLFGRGVRLKGKGMSLKRSSALPGSHPRHIGLLET, via the coding sequence ATGGCGCGGATTTCGAACGGCATCCAGCAATACACCAAACTGGAACATCGCCTGGTGCTTTTGGCCTGGCTCAACGGCCTGTTCGGCTACGAGAGCAACAAGGCCCTGCTGGAGGACTGCAAGGATGTGGCCGAGGGCTACGCGTCCGACGGCCATAGCCACCTGTACCACCACCTGCTGGCCCGCGGTAGTGAGGTCAAGATCCCCGAAGAGGACCTGGCGCGCTACGACGAGAACATCCGCCGGCATCTGGAGCGCATCAACCGCCACCGGCCGGAGCCCATCACTTTGCGCTACTTTCAGCATCTGGCCGCCCTGTACACGGAGATCGTGCTCGACCGCTTGTTCAACCACAAGGCCCAACTTCTGGACAACCTGAACGACTTTGTGCGACAGCGCAATGCCCGCAAACTGCCGGGCGAACCAGAGGATGAACCCTTCACCGCGGACGACCTGACCAAACTGGCCTACTGGATGGCCACCGGCAGCGGCAAGACGCTCCTCCTGCACCTGAACTACTATCAGTTTTTGCATTACCACCGCGAGCCCCTGGACAACATCCTGCTCATCACCCCCAACGAAGGGCTTTCGGAACAGCATCTGCAGGAACTGGAACTTTCGGGCATCCCGGCACGGCGCTTTGACCTGAACCAGAGCGGGTTGTTTCGCCAACCCAACGAAGTGCAGGTGCTGGAGATCACCAAACTGGTGGAGGAAAAGCGCGGTGGCGGCGTCAGCGTGCCGGTGGAAGCCTTCGAGGGGCGCAACCTGATCTTCGTGGACGAAGGGCACAAGGGGGCCGGAGGACAGGCGTGGCGTGGCTACCGCGACGCGCTGGGCGAGACCGGCTTCACCTTTGAGTACAGCGCCACCTTCGGGCAGGCCCTTTCGGCGGCCGGCGACGACGAGCTGACGAAAGAATACGGCAAGGCCATCCTCTTCGACTACTCCTACCGCTACTTCTACGGCGACGGCTTCGGCAAGGACTTTCGCATCCTCAACCTGCGGGACGATACGAACCAGGAGCAAACTTACATCCTGCTTTTGGGCAACCTGCTTTCGTTTTACGAGCAGTTGCGCCTGTACCAGGAACACCGCGACGAACTGCGTCCCCACAATCTGGAAAAACCGCTGTGGGTTTTCGTGGGCAGCACGGTCAACGCCGTTTACACCCGGCAGGGGCAAAAGCGCAGCGATGTGTTGACCGTCGCCCGGTTTCTCCACAAAGTGTTACAAGACCGCTCTTGGGCGGTGGGAACCATTAAGAACCTGCTAGCGGGCAAGAGTGGTTTGGTCGCGCCCGATGGTTCGGACGTGTTCCTGGAACGCTTCAAGTACCTGACCGAACTGGGGGAGACGCCCGCGGCGCTTTACAGCGATATGCTGCGTCGGGTGTTCCACACGGCGGGGGGCGGCGGGCTGCATCTGGCCGACATCCGTGGTAGCCAGGGCGAAATCGGCCTAAAGGCCGCCGGGGCGGATGACTACTTCGGCCTCATCTACATCGGCGATACGTCGGCCTTCAAGAAACTGGTTGGCGAACAGGCTCCAGAGATCACTATTGAAGAGGAAGCCATCAGCGGCTCGCTCTTTGACGACATCAACCGGCCGGACTCCCGCATCCACGTGTTGATCGGCGCCAAGAAATTCATGGAAGGCTGGAATTCATGGCGCGTTTCCGCCATGGGCTTGCTCAACATCGGCCGGCAGGAAGGCTCCCAGATCATC